One genomic segment of Impatiens glandulifera chromosome 6, dImpGla2.1, whole genome shotgun sequence includes these proteins:
- the LOC124943181 gene encoding terpene synthase 10-like, with product MKIISSLDFFFSPHKFYHTTEKSRIGCKQQLRSIPVGFFVGHQLSWQTKVSTNQHCRNKQLINCSVKELSDDQTIVRRCANYGPTIWKYEYIQSLNSNYVGEEYEMKAAKLKEEVKIMILEKMETSFQKLELIEKVKRLGVSYHFEKEIESCLDAIYNETNWSSEVFDLNETSLRFRLFRQHGYTVSPDVFDKFIDQNGDFKKHLSEDIVGLLSLYEASHLALEEENALDDARNFSAKHLKENLNIIKNSNLAMLVNHALEVPLHWAMKRFEARWFIDAYSKQEDVNNTLLNFAKLDFNMVQAEHQEELKHASRWWENLGWDKKMPFLRDRLMECYLWSLADPQNEFPYYGRMSTRVNHLITCIDDIYDVYGTLDELDLFTNAFLRWDVSLVETLPDYMKICFLGNVNSVNELGYEALKNEGVHALPYLIKGWKDLCGCYMKEATWFHKGHVPSLNEYLNHAWMSVGIPLVITHAYFLCASTFNNPITEEGLEAIKNYHEIIKWPSMVGRLVNDLATSKKELERGDVLKSVQLYMHETGASEEEAQEYIKGLVREIWKKINTARTMPDCPFEIKFVDMITNIVRITHYMYQYGDAHGHNIEGTNKDRVTLLLIEPIPLSFD from the exons ATGAAGATCATATCTTCACTGGATTTCTTTTTCTCCCCCCACAAATTTTACCACACTACCGAGAAGTCGCGGATTGGCTGCAAACAACAATTGCGGAGTATACCAGTTGGTTTCTTCGTCGGCCACCAACTATCATGGCAAACAAAAGTTTCAACGAACCAACATTGTCGGAACAAGCAGCTGATCAACTGCAGCGTGAAAGAACTCAGTGATGATCAAACCATAGTTAGACGGTGTGCTAACTATGGTCCAACCATTTGGAAATATGAATATATACAGTCCCTTAACAGCAACTATGTg gGAGAAGAATATGAGATGAAGGCAGCAAAGCTGAAAGAAGAGGTGAAAATAATGATACTAGAAAAGATGGAGACCTCATTCCAAAAATTAGAGCTCATTGAGAAAGTCAAGAGACTAGGAGTGTCTTATCACTTTGAGAAAGAGATAGAGAGTTGTTTGGATGCAATATACAATGAAACAAATTGGTCAAGTGAAGtttttgatttaaatgaaaCATCTTTGAGATTCAGGCTCTTCAGACAACATGGTTATACTGTTTCTCCAG atgtttttgacaaatttatagACCAAAATGGGGATTTCAAGAAGCACTTGTCTGAAGATATTGTGGGGTTATTGTCCTTGTATGAGGCCTCGCATCTTGCATTAGAGGAAGAGAATGCATTAGATGATGCAAGAAACTTTTCTGCAAAACACTTGAAAGAAAACttgaatataataaagaatTCAAATTTGGCCATGTTGGTCAATCACGCACTCGAGGTTCCACTCCATTGGGCAATGAAAAGATTCGAGGCAAGGTGGTTCATAGATGCATATAGCAAGCAAGAAGATGTGAATAACACCCTCCTAAATTTTGCTAAGTTGGATTTCAACATGGTGCAAGCTGAACATCAAGAAGAACTTAAGCATGCTTCGAG aTGGTGGGAGAACTTAGGATGGGACAAAAAAATGCCCTTCCTTAGGGATAGATTAATGGAATGTTACCTATGGTCCTTGGCGGATCCTCAAAATGAATTTCCGTACTACGGAAGGATGTCAACAAGGGTCAACCACCTTATCACATGCATTGATGATATTTACGATGTATATGGCACTTTGGATGAACTCGATCTCTTTACTAATGCTTTTCTCAG ATGGGATGTGAGTCTCGTCGAAACATTGCCAGACTATATGAAGATATGTTTTCTTGGCAATGTTAATTCTGTCAATGAATTGGGATATGAGGCTCTTAAGAACGAAGGAGTTCACGCCCTTCCATATCTCATCAAAGGG TGGAAAGATTTATGTGGTTGCTATATGAAGGAAGCCACGTGGTTCCATAAGGGGCATGTGCCTTCTCTTAATGAGTACTTGAACCATGCATGGATGTCTGTGGGAATTCCTTTGGTGATTACTCATGCATATTTTCTTTGTGCTTCTACTTTCAATAATCCCATCACCGAAGAGGGTTTGGAAGCAATTAAAAACTATCACGAAATCATCAAATGGCCTTCCATGGTCGGTCGCCTAGTAAATGATTTGGCAACTTCAAAG AAAGAATTGGAACGAGGTGATGTACTAAAATCGGTGCAACTTTATATGCATGAAACTGGCGCCTCAGAAGAAGAAGCTCAAGAATATATTAAAGGTCTCGTTAGAGAAATTTGGAAGAAGATAAACACAGCTCGAACTATGCCCGATTGCCCTTTTGAGATAAAGTTTGTGGATATGATAACAAATATTGTGAGGATAACTCATTACATGTATCAATATGGAGATGCACATGGGCATAATATTGAAGGAACAAATAAGGACCGCGTCACTTTGCTCCTCATCGAGCCAATTCCTCTATCTTTTGATTGA